A genomic stretch from Penicillium digitatum chromosome 4, complete sequence includes:
- a CDS encoding Mitochondrial inner membrane translocase complex, Tim8/9/10/13-zinc finger-like yields MSSLFGSGSAAPIQTSEEIKAAVMRQLQQEAAMSNARSLIGKINKHCFKACVPTPGTSLSAKENTCLSSCMEKYIAMWNTTSKTYIARVGVETKRMGGQDAAAIASMATGMPEGGSGILG; encoded by the exons ATGTCGTCGCTGTTCGGTTCCGGCTCCGCCGCTCCCATTCAGACCTCCGAAGAGATCAAGGCAGCTGTCATGCGCCAGCTCCAGCAGGAGGCCGCCATGTCGAACGCCCGGTCCCTGATCGGA AAAATTAACAAGCATTGCTTCAAAGCCTGCGTCCCCACTCCCGGTACCTCGCTCTCGGCCAAGGAGAACACCTGCCTGTCTAGCTGCATGGAGAAGTACATCGCCATGTGGAACACCACAAGTAAGACCTACATCGCCCGTGTCGGCGTGGAAACCAAGCGTATGGGTGGTCAGGATGCTGCTGCCATTGCCTCCATGGCTACCGGCATGCCCGAGGGCGGCAGCGGAATCCTGGGCTAA
- a CDS encoding Stress activated MAP kinase interacting protein, putative — protein sequence MSLLHNEDFTIWQLRSSYLSTIKDGIGDRLINVNDSILNTPGFRAAGWSTAAAYPNTHNSSHLKRSYSPPIPTTANVSSEYYRLAERNAKPQRHELQGLGLEDGEDDGGMVTGKSQTDMTVRRNHTRGGKKKTRRERQQEVQRQVEAEDDDSSDLSDDSDEDGDNVGSAVDQIKFDKMPIRRDRADSSPMRSGEQTEQPEVMITSAPTQNLANQYRQVKPRPRRDTTTSSDVSTDNETDLRGYKQGQVQFSATDQVVEYSRHRRERTGSRGAESLALGELHEEDEDEDSGAESVGSAISSDFDNTAGSGSLLLAGVPGGLNLSSPVAMMNNLSSGTGPQNNSPRKHRTPAPALQDLPPPRPISMVQPVSLLTSQLTSRKRAPSNPVDKFVVLSGRGQEDSLYLKIYVPFSSNPEDPLDLPLTRESKLAEQPAQVTVAETIGLALWKYSADARGPPINRENLTVNRWTLRMVDDGEVEYDFPALGRTLPMSDFTSNNNQSAKSRGRSRGKPYDEFALVEASETEFEENERLYPQFSSSVGSEEADQPASLAVPGTQPAAQKQTPHTTPARANPILGQPFSSALNHSTLTPADRPVVPISHATPRLGVSKTLKIRFVNMEAAAHVMTINTFTDSYIAEILDSVCKRWGQDKGNYLLKVMGSNTIAPLDRTVEALGNITELDLVRRRFGGGPLALGTSPGSSSPNAPLMVETADPTTSKKSKKDAKKGAQRMLPSSSQKQDHLGGYYRRYHVFRKQPMSFTASNHRILTFENDYMHIVPGDTGKTASGGKTRSISFSDVIGSKVSRRHPKSFRVMIVRGNDATEQKRYDFEARSTSEAMEIVDEIKKNMAHYRI from the exons ATGTCTCTTCTTCATAACGAAGA CTTCACAATCTGGCAATTACGCTCCTCATATCTCTCAACGATCAAAGATGGAATCGGGGACCGACTTATCAACGTCAATGACTCTATTCTGAATACACCTGGCTTCCGCGCGGCGGGCTGGTCAACCGCCGCCGCGTACCCCAACACACACAACTCCTCCCACCTGAAGCGTTCTTATTCCCCACCGATTCCGACAACAGCGAATGTTTCATCCGAATACTACAGACTAGCGGAACGAAATGCAAAACCCCAGCGCCATGAATTGCAAGGCCTCGGCCTGGAAGACGGCGAGGATGATGGTGGCATGGTGACCGGCAAGAGCCAAACGGACATGACCGTGCGGCGAAATCACACTCGCGgcggaaagaagaaaacacGACGGGAAAGGCAACAAGAGGTACAGAGACAAGTGGAGGCAGAGGATGACGATAGCAGCGACCTAAGTGATGACAGCGACGAGGATGGAGACAACGTTGGCAG TGCTGTTGATCAGATCAAATTCGACAAAATGCCCATCCGCCGAGATCGAGCTGACTCTTCTCCAATGCGCTCGGGAGAACAGACGGAGCAGCCAGAAGTCATGATCACATCTGCGCCAACACAAAACCTTGCAAATCAATACCGCCAAGTAAAGCCACGCCCCCGTCGAGATACGACTACTAGCAGTGATGTGTCGACGGATAACGAAACCGACCTTAGAGGCTACAAACAAGGACAAGTTCAATTCTCCGCGACTGATCAGGTCGTCGAATATTCGCGCCACCGGCGCGAGCGAACTGGCAGTCGAGGCGCAGAGAGCCTAGCCCTCGGAGAACTCCAcgaagaggatgaggacgaggacTCCGGTGCTGAGTCTGTTGGGTCTGCAATTTCTTCTGATTTTGACAATACGGCTGGGTCTGGCTCTTTGCTGCTGGCAGGCGTGCCTGGCGGTTTGAATTTGTCATCGCCCGTGGCTATGATGAACAATTTATCTTCTGGCACAGGGCCGCAGAACAACTCACCGCGCAAGCATCGCACTCCGGCTCCTGCACTCCAAGATCTTCCCCCGCCACGGCCCATCAGCATGGTACAGCCGGTCAGTTTGCTAACCAGCCAGCTGACATCTCGGAAGCGAGCGCCAAGCAATCCAGTGGACAAATTCGTGGTGCTCTCTGGGCGAGGTCAAGAGGACTCGCTGTACTTGAAGATCTACGTTCCTTTTTCAAGCAACCCCGAAGACCCGCTGGATCTGCCACTTACACGCGAGTCTAAGCTTGCAGAACAGCCCGCTCAGGTGACCGTTGCTGAAACGATTGGCCTTGCCCTATGGAAATACTCCGCGGACGCTCGTGGTCCACCAATCAATCGCGAAAATCTGACCGTGAACCGATGGACGCTACGGATGGTCGATGATGGTGAAGTCGAATATGACTTCCCAGCGCTTGGGCGGACACTTCCAATGTCGGATTTCACCTCAAACAATAATCAATCTGCCAAGTCCCGAGGACGGTCAAGGGGCAAACCGTACGATGAATTCGCACTGGTTGAAGCATCGGAAACGGAGTTTGAGGAGAATGAACGGCTATATCCACAATTCAGTTCAAGCGTTGGGTCGGAAGAGGCGGATCAACCGGCGAGTCTTGCAGTACCAGGGACTCAACCCGCTGCACAGAAACAGACCCCTCACACCACACCAGCTCGAGCAAACCCCATCCTAGGCCAGCCGTTCTCGTCTGCGCTTAACCACAGCACCCTTACTCCTGCTGATCGCCCCGTGGTACCTATCTCGCATGCAACTCCCCGTCTTGGGGTTTCCAAGACGTTGAAGATTCGCTTCGTCAATATGGAGGCTGCTGCACATGTCATGACCATCAACACATTTACCGATAGCTATATAGCCGAGATCCTGGACTCGGTATGTAAACGATGGGGCCAGGATAAGGGCAACTACCTCTTGAAGGTGATGGGGTCGAACACGATTGCACCACTTGACCGCACAGTCGAGGCATTGGGCAATATCACAGAACTTGATCTGGTGCGTCGCCGCTTCGGTGGCGGTCCCCTAGCACTCGGAACCTCACCAGGCAGCTCATCACCAAACGCGCCTTTGATGGTAGAAACCGCCGACCCGACAACCTCCAAGAAGAGCAAAAAGGATGCCAAGAAGGGCGCTCAGCGCATGTTGCCTTCATCTTCCCAGAAACAAGACCACCTAGGCGGATATTACCGCCGGTACCACGTGTTCCGCAAACAACCCATGTCTTTCACAGCATCTAACCATCGGATCCTCACGTTTGAAAATGATTACATGCACATCGTGCCCGGTGATACTGGCAAAACAGCGTCCGGTGGTAAGACCCGATCAATCAGCTTCAGCGACGTGATTGGATCCAAGGTCAGCCGACGGCACCCCAAGAGCTTCCGGGTGATGATTGTGCGCGGTAATGATGCCACCGAGCAGAAGCGCTATGACTTTGAGGCAAGAAGTACCAGTGAGGCAATGGAAATTGTGGACGAGATCAAGAAGAATATGGCACATTATCGCATTTGA
- a CDS encoding Mitotic checkpoint protein PRCC, C-terminal codes for MVLVGYSDSEGSDAETNTTPAPQISKTKTVGSKTGFQIDRSNSGKIRVAIPEIKSEHPSGEETEDGPRKKARLGGGGGLSGFNAFLPAPKRTLETKAPVATTRKVFSLKTGAGPGFDRTADAEMKNDNAFEDLAGEAEGTTSTPGSSKADTGSNALVKTRETPAEIKLQGNPMMFRPLSVGRPQKKRKTAKITEQPTPSSSTAPKPAQPLKQALTPVPAAAAAAAAPPPKPKISLFSLSTDEVTFQPAPAPGPSGTYQPLVYNAEGEEVSEADPVLAEPVPIAMERSTAAVSTNPTSSLDRIANDLNLSKADRRQLFGRNVMPSQSQVRTFNTDEEYASNQILAQGELAGAQHNPVRAIAPGKHTLQQLLNVASSQKEALEESFATGRRNKKEAGSKYGW; via the coding sequence ATGGTGTTAGTAGGCTACTCTGACTCCGAAGGCTCAGACGCCGAGACAAATACTACACCCGCACCCCAGATTAGCAAGACCAAAACGGTCGGCTCCAAAACTGGGTTTCAAATCGACCGCAGCAACTCGGGTAAGATCCGTGTCGCGATTCCAGAAATCAAATCTGAGCACCCATCCGGCGAAGAGACTGAAGATGGCCCGCGTAAAAAAGCTCGGTTgggtggaggaggaggccTTTCGGGATTCAACGCGTTCCTTCCAGCGCCGAAACGAACACTTGAAACGAAAGCACCAGTGGCGACAACACGAAAGGTGTTTAGTCTCAAAACAGGAGCGGGCCCTGGGTTTGATCGCACAGCTGATGCGGAGATGAAGAACGATAACGCATTTGAAGATCTAGCGGGAGAGGCGGAGGGCACCACATCTACACCTGGCAGCTCAAAAGCCGATACTGGATCAAATGCCTTGGTGAAGACTAGAGAAACCCCAGCGGAGATCAAATTACAAGGGAATCCAATGATGTTCAGACCTTTATCCGTCGGCCGGCCtcaaaagaagaggaagaccgCCAAGATCACCGAGCAACCAACACCTTCCTCATCGACAGCGCCAAAGCCTGCTCAACCTCTAAAGCAAGCCCTTACCCCTGTCcctgcagctgcagctgcagctgcagctccACCACCAAAGCCCAAAATCAGTCTCTTCTCTCTATCTACGGACGAGGTCACTTTCCAGCCAGCCCCGGCACCTGGGCCATCGGGAACCTATCAGCCGCTGGTATACAACGCCGAAGGCGAAGAAGTATCAGAAGCTGATCCAGTACTCGCCGAACCCGTACCTATCGCCATGGAGCGTTCAACTGCAGCAGTATCAACCAACCCAACATCATCCTTGGACCGCATTGCCAACGATCTGAACTTGTCCAAGGCCGACCGACGTCAGCTCTTCGGTCGGAATGTCATGCCATCGCAGTCACAGGTGCGTACCTTCAACACAGACGAGGAGTACGCGTCAAACCAGATTTTGGCACAAGGCGAGCTGGCCGGAGCACAGCACAACCCTGTGCGCGCTATTGCGCCGGGCAAGCATACCCTCCAGCAATTGCTCAACGTTGCAAGCTCACAGAAGGAGGCATTGGAGGAAAGCTTTGCAACGGGTCGGAGAAACAAGAAGGAAGCTGGATCCAAGTACGGATGGTAG
- a CDS encoding Lectin family integral membrane protein, putative: protein MRLLSLSSLLCFAGLVALPANAYDDPNIKSIPLRTHSLSPPYLDSDFQSRWFDFGGDTVIRADKYVRLTSDRPSQQGWISSRVPLTATNWQIELEFEIHGSGNLHGDGFALWLTKERATQGPVFGSADRFEGLGIFFDTYKNNRPGVSFPYVMAMMGDGQTTYDQAHDGKANELAGCSARGLRGAPVPTKARLTYFQDKSLVLELQYKSEDVWIECFNLSAEKSNIAIPSVTYLGLSAETGELSDNHDIISLKVDNLYSPNRNNNNKDKTTEDRPQGRVRSSPKPVGEKSSWSWFFFKTILFFAVIVGGYFGWTVYRTKARSSRF, encoded by the exons ATGCGTCTTCTGTCTCTTTCCTCGCTCCTCTGCTTCGCGGGCCTAGTTGCCTTGCCTGCGAATGCCTACGACGACCCAAATATCAAAAGCATCCCC CTTCGCACCCACAGCCTCTCTCCG CCATACCTCGATTCGGATTTCCAAAGCCGCTGGTTCGACTTCGGAGGGGATACAGTAATCCGCGCTGACAA ATACGTCCGCCTCACGTCTGACCGGCCATCGCAGCAAGGATGGATCTCCTCCCGCGTGCCTCTAACCGCAACCAATTGGCAG ATTGAGCTCGAATTCGAAATCCACGGCTCCGGCAACTTGCATGGTGATGGATTTGCGCTCTGGCTCACCAAGGAGCGCGCCACGCAGGGCCCAGTCTTCGGTTCAGCAGACAGATTCGAGGGTCTTGGTATTTTCTTCGACACTTATAAGAACAACCGCCCCGGTGTGTCGTTCCCTTACGTCATGGCCATGATGGGCGATGGGCAGACCACCTACGACCAGGCGCATGATGGCAAAGCGAATGAGCTGGCCGGTTGCTCT GCTCGGGGTCTCCGCGGTGCCCCCGTCCCCACCAAAGCCCGCCTTACCTACTTCCAGGACAAATCCCTGGTCCTGGAGCTGCAGTACAAGAGTGAAGATGTCTGGATCGAGTGCTTCAATCTTTCTGCTGAGAAATCCAACATCGCCATCCCCTCCGTCACATACTTGGGCCTCTCCGCCGAGACCGGCGAGCTGAGCGACAACCACGACATCATCTCCCTCAAGGTCGATAATCTATACTCCCCTAACCGTAACAATAACAACAAAGACAAGACGACGGAAGACCGGCCCCAGGGACGTGTTCGCTCCTCCCCCAAGCCTGTCGGGGAGAAGAGCAGCTGGTCTTGGTTCTTCTTCAAGACCATCCTGTTCTTCGCCGTGATCGTTGGTGGTTACTTTGGCTGGACGGTCTACCGGACCAAGGCCCGGTCATCGCGTTTCTAA
- a CDS encoding CAMP-dependent protein kinase PKAC catalytic subunit has product MPSLGGLLKKRRTKDSQDLGKSDTQNHDGSRASMQPASHASPQHTGTGTHENAASIDNIINQEQPKQERVTKGKYSQEDFELQRTLGTGSFGRVHLVQSNHNHRFYAMKVLKKAQVVKMKQIEHTNDERRMLNRVRHPFLITLWGTWQDSRNLYMVMDFVEGGELFSLLRKSQRFPNPVAKFYAAEVTLALEYLHSHQIIYRDLKPENLLLDRHGHLKITDFGFAKDVPDITWTLCGTPDYLAPEVVSSKGYNKSVDWWSLGILIFEMLCGFTPFWDSGSPVKIYENILRGKVKYPPYLHADAVDLLSQLITSDLTKRLGNLHGGPSDVKNHAWFAEVTWDRLARKDIDAPYIPPIRGGQGDASQYDKYPEETEHYGQEGEDPYGHLFPDF; this is encoded by the exons ATGCCGAGTCTAGGAGGTTTACTGAAGAAGAGGCGAACGAAGGATTCGCAAGATCTAGGGAAGTCAGATACACAGAACCACGACGGTTCACGCGCATCCATGCAACCCGCTTCACACGCTTCGCCCCAGCACACGGGTACGGGTACACACGAAAATGCCGCCAGTATCGACAACATCATAAACCAGGAGCAGCCCAAACAGGAGCGTGTTACAAAGGGGAAGTACTCTCAGGAGGACTTCGAGCTTCAGCGCACCTTGGGAACGGGGAGCTTCGGTCGTGTCCACCTGGTGCAGTCTAACCACAATCATCGCTTCTATGCGATGAAAGTGTTGAAGAAGGCCCAGGTGGTCAAGATGAAGCAAATCGAGCACACAAATGACGAGCGCCGCATGTTAAATCGTGTCCGCCATCCATTCCTCATTACATTGTGGGGAACTTGGCAGGATTCCCGAAACCTCTACATGGTCATGGACTTTGTGGAGGGAGGCGAATTGTTCAGTCTCCTGCGCAAGTCACAA CGATTCCCGAACCCCGTGGCCAAATTCTATGCCGCGGAGGTCACCCTAGCGCTGGAGTATTTGCACTCACACCAGATAATCTATCGTGATTTGAAGCCCGAAAACCTTCTGCTGGACCGTCATGGTCATCTGAAGATCACGGATTTTGGATTTGCCAAAGACGTGCCGGATATTACTTGGACACTCTGTGGTACTCCCGACTACCTGGCACCCGAGGTCGTCTCTTCCAAGGGATATAACAAATCAGTTGACTG GTGGTCATTGGGAATCCTAATCTTTGAAATGCTGTGTGGATTCACTCCCTTCTGGGACAGCGGGTCTCCAGTCAAGATCTATGAGAATATCCTGCGCGGCAAAGTCAAGTATCCTCCATACTTGCACGCCGACGCCGTTGATCTGCTCTCTCAGTTGATCACATCCGACCTCACCAAGCGCCTCGGCAACTTGCACGGTGGCCCGAGTGATGTCAAGAATCATGCCTGGTTCGCCGAGGTCACTTGGGACCGACTAGCTCGTAAGGATATTGACGCGCCGTATATCCCACCCATCCGCGGTGGACAAGGCGATGCAAGCCAATACGACAAGTATCCGGAAGAAACAGAGCACTATggccaagaaggagaagacCC ATATGGCCACCTTTTCCCCGACTTCTAA
- a CDS encoding DNA replication factor C subunit Rfc1, putative, translating to MQDSSATRKRRSRKVVDDSDDEEDVAPAKLPATKPRSKSQPKPEDTKEEPTTSSDYFASNKKKPRPAKTNEQAQPDKVMIITESPKLKKTAEEPPNKGRTSARGSTKKVTKVLEDENIGADDIFATEYGKTSKGDDAYVAGGDSDEDSDLEMLEVKPAAAASNRTQNKQFSRDDEDDMVMEDLPKIPASKARPGRKRKSEALIDEDENGDYQEPKKETKKVASKSKTMASPAAKKQKASPKKAKKEDKIESKELRDIFDSIPTIDAPEPPKGEPKKFKFGAQQSRDPAMTGTKEMPVGEENCLAGLAFVFTGVLESLGREEGAQLVKKYGGKVVGAPSSKTNYVVLGSDAGPKKLEIIAKHKIKTINEDGLFELIRRLPANGGDGKAAEKYAEKLKADEAKVRAMAAEIDAEERKREEKKRKMATAQGPKTAATTSQTPPSSQPASSGDLWTTKYAPTSTSMICGNKGAVEKVQSWLRNWHASAQADFKKGGKDGSGTYRAVIIHGPPGIGKTTAAHLVAKLEGFDVVETNASDTRSKKLVESSTLGVLDTTSLQGYFAGQGKQVESEKKKLVLIMDEVDGMSAGDRGGVGAVAAIVKKTKIPIILICNERKLQKMKPFDFITYDVPFRRPTAEQIRARLSTICFREGLKIPPPVLDGLIEGTHADIRQVINMLSTARLDQKGLNYDEGKQMSKSWEKNIILKPWDIVGKILSAQMFSPSSTSTLNDKVELYFNDHEFSYLMLQENYLKTKPALAGKYHGQEQRLKSLELLDNAASSISDGDLVDRMIHGTQQQWSLMPTHAIFSFVRPASFQYGNLNERPAFTSWLGNNSKHGKLSRFVKEIQGHMRLRTSGNRDEIRQQYMPLLQEKMIRRMMDEGKDCVDSVIDLMDEYYLTREDFDSMVELGLGPMDESKIKLETQTKATFTRLYNSRSHPMPFIKASNVVAPKQAKKERPDIEDAIEASDEEEVVEEIKNEDEEELDLKKDKYVSLPKKKKAPAKGKKTKKADDDVDADEEKPKKARKSRAKAKA from the exons ATGCAGGACTCTTCCGCCACGAGAAAGAGAC GCAGCAGGAAAGTTGTGGATGACagtgatgacgaagaagatgtagCTCCCGCCAAATTGCCCGCTACCAAACCGAGGTCTAAGAGTCAACC AAAACCTGAGGACACCAAAGAGGAACCTACAACTTCCTCAGACTATTTCGCTTCCAATAAGAAGAAGCCACGACCTGCCAAAACGAACGAGCAAGCTCAGCCCGATAAAGTCATGATCATTACCGAAAGCCCTAAACTAAAGAAGACCGCTGAAGAGCCACCAAACAAGGGACGAACTTCTGCCCGGGGATCAACAAAGAAAGTCACAAAGGTTCTCGAGGATGAGAATATCGGCGCCGATGACATTTTTGCAACCGAATACGGAAAGACCAGCAAAGGAGACGACGCTTATGTGGCTGGAGGTGATAGCGACGAGGACAGTGACCTCGAAATGCTTGAAGTAAAGCCAGCCGCTGCAGCATCGAATAGGacacagaacaagcaattTTCTcgcgatgacgaggatgacaTGGTCATGGAAGATCTCCCAAAGATTCCTGCCTCGAAGGCTCGACCTGGCCGCAAGCGCAAATCGGAAGCTCTAATCGACGAGGATGAAAATGGGGACTACCAAGAAcccaaaaaggaaacaaaaaagGTAGCCTCCAAGTCCAAGACCATGGCATCACCGGCTGCGAAGAAGCAAAAGGCTAGCCCTAAAAAGGCCAAAAAAGAGGACAAAATAGAAAGCAAAGAGCTCCGTGATATCTTCGACAGCATTCCAACAATTGACGCCCCAGAACCTCCTAAGGGAGAGCCAAAGAAATTTAAATTTGGAGCACAACAAAGCCGGGACCCGGCAATGACTGGGACTAAGGAAATGCCCGTTGGCGAAGAAAACTGTCTTGCTGGTTTGGCTTTTGTTTTCACCGGTGTTCTGGAATCCCTCGGTCGCGAAGAGGGTGCGCAATTGGTGAAGAAGTATGGAGGCAAAGTTGTGGGGGCTCCCAGTTCTAAAACGAACTATGTTGTCCTCGGATCTGATGCCGGCCCAAAGAAGCTCGAGATCATTGCGAAGCACAAGATCAAGACCATCAACGAGGACGGTCTCTTTGAATTGATTAGACGACTGCCTGCCAATGGCGGCGATGGAAAGGCAGCCGAGAAGTACGCCGAGAAACTCAAAGCCGACGAGGCTAAAGTCCGTGCCATGGCGGCCGAAATTGATGcagaagagaggaaaagagaagaaaaaaagcgAAAGATGGCCACGGCTCAAGGACCCAAGACTGCCGCTACCACGTCTCAGACGCCACCAAGCTCACAGCCCGCATCATCTGGCGATCTCTGGACCACGAAATATGCCCCAACATCGACCAGTATGATCTGTGGCAACAAAGGTGCTGTAGAAAAGGTTCAGAGCTGGCTGCGGAACTGGCATGCCAGTGCCCAGGCCGATTTCAAAAAGGGTGGCAAAGACGGCTCGGGGACATACCGTGCCGTCATTATTCATGGTCCCCCAGGAATCGGCAAAACTACAGCAGCCCATCTTGTGGCGAAGCTTGAAGGATTCGATGTCGTGGAAACCAACGCCAGTGATACCAGAAGTAAGAAGCTTGTCGAGAGCTCTACTCTAGGCGTGCTAGACACAACATCATTGCAAGGATATTTTGCCGGACAAGGCAAGCAAGTGGAgagtgaaaagaaaaagctcgTCCTCATCATGGATGAGGTTGATGGCATGTCTGCCGGTGATCGTGGAGGTGTGGGAGCTGTCGCAGCCATTGTCAAGAAGACCAAAATTCCAATAATCCTTATCTGCAATGAGCGAAAGCTTCAAAAGATGAAACCTTTCGATTTCATCACCTACGACGTGCCATTCAGACGCCCGACAGCTGAGCAAATTCGGGCAAGACTGTCCACTATTTGTTTCCGGGAAGGTCTCAAGATTCCGCCTCCTGTACTCGACGGCCTCATTGAAGGAACACATGCCGATATTCGCCAGGTCATCAACATGCTCTCCACGGCAAGACTAGATCAAAAGGGTCTCAATTACGATGAAGGCAAACAGATGTCGAAGTCGTGGGAAAAGAATATCATCCTCAAGCCATGGGATATTGTCGGCAAAATCCTCAGCGCCCAGATGTTTTCCCCAAGTTCCACTTCTACTCTAAACGACAAGGTCGAGCTTTACTTCAACGACCATGAGTTCAGCTACCTCATGCTTCAGGAGAACTACCTCAAGACCAAACCCGCTCTTGCGGGCAAATACCATGGCCAGGAACAACGACTGAAATCGCTTGAATTGCTGGATAATGCTGCCTCGAGTATCAGCGACGGTGACCTTGTCGACCGCATGATCCACGGGACCCAGCAGCAGTGGAGTCTTATGCCCACCCATGCGATCTTCAGCTTTGTGCGGCCAGCCAGCTTCCAGTATGGAAACTTGAATGAGCGACCTGCATTTACTAGCTGGCTGGGCAACAACAGCAAACACG GCAAACTATCTCGATTTGTCAAGGAGATACAGGGCCACATGCGTCTTCGTACCTCAGGTAACCGCGACGAGATCCGTCAGCAGTACATGCCCTTGCTCCAGGAGAAGATGATACGCCGAATGATGGACGAAGGCAAGGATTGTGTTGACTCGGTCATTGATCTCATGGATGAGTACTATCTCACTCGCGAGGATTTCGATTCCATGGTTGAACTAGGACTCGGCCCAATGGACGAGTCTAAGATCAAACTTGAGACACAGACCAAAGCTACCTTCACGCGTCTGTACAATTCGCGTTCGCACCCCATGCCATTCATTAAGGCCAGCAATGTTGTGGCACCTAAGCAGGCAAAGAAGGAGAGGCCCGATATTGAAGATGCCATTGAAGCAtctgatgaagaagaggttgTCGAAGAGATTAAgaacgaggatgaggaagaacTTGATCTGAAGAAGGACAAGTATGTGAGCTTGCctaagaaaaagaaagcgccggccaagggcaagaaaacgaagaaggccgatgatgatgttgatgctgATGAGGAAAAGCCGAAAAAGGCTCGTAAGAGCAgggccaaggccaaggcttgA